One region of bacterium genomic DNA includes:
- a CDS encoding sigma-54-dependent Fis family transcriptional regulator, with product MIDASLRKERKYEIQTALNGEACLKSIQESAPDLILMDIQMPGIDGIETLQKIKQEDPRIPVIMMTAHGTIERAVTSMKLGAYDFITKPFARDRLLVTVQNALLNSSLKKEVDELRSELKNKYTFDNIIGQSGVMQDVFKAVEKVINSNVTVLIQGESGTGKELIARAIHFHSKARANKPFVAVNCSALPESLLESELFGHEKGSFTGAAGRRIGKFEMANTGTIFLDEIGLMTPATQSKVLRILQEREFERVGGNELIKVDVRVISATNKDLEEEMKKSEFREDLYYRISVFPIKLPPLRERREDIPLLAAHFLNKFNQHEGKQIEGISPDALDLMMAYNWPGNVRELENAMERAVVLAAGNEILAKDLPAAVRSLGEKRIYESDNTLASWIEKLEEEALRQALLECEGNISATAKKLGIGRATIYRKAKKYGLPMVKG from the coding sequence ATGATTGATGCCAGCCTGAGAAAAGAGCGAAAATATGAAATACAGACTGCGCTCAATGGCGAGGCTTGTCTGAAGAGCATTCAAGAATCGGCGCCGGATCTGATTCTCATGGATATTCAAATGCCTGGCATCGACGGCATCGAAACTCTGCAAAAAATCAAGCAGGAAGACCCGCGCATTCCGGTGATCATGATGACGGCGCACGGCACGATCGAACGCGCCGTCACCAGCATGAAATTGGGCGCGTATGATTTCATCACCAAACCTTTTGCCCGCGACCGGCTTCTGGTCACGGTACAGAATGCGCTGCTGAACAGCTCTTTGAAAAAAGAGGTCGATGAGCTGCGCTCCGAGTTGAAGAACAAATACACGTTCGACAACATCATCGGCCAGAGCGGAGTGATGCAGGATGTATTCAAGGCCGTTGAAAAAGTAATCAACAGCAACGTCACGGTCCTGATCCAGGGTGAAAGCGGCACCGGCAAAGAGCTGATCGCCCGGGCCATTCATTTTCACTCCAAAGCGCGCGCCAATAAACCGTTTGTGGCGGTCAACTGTTCGGCGCTGCCGGAGTCGTTGCTGGAGAGTGAGTTGTTCGGTCATGAAAAAGGATCCTTCACCGGAGCGGCCGGACGGCGCATCGGCAAATTCGAGATGGCGAACACGGGCACCATTTTTCTCGACGAGATTGGCCTGATGACGCCGGCCACGCAATCCAAAGTGTTGCGTATTCTACAGGAACGCGAGTTTGAACGGGTCGGCGGCAACGAACTGATCAAAGTGGATGTGCGCGTGATCTCGGCCACCAACAAAGATCTCGAAGAAGAGATGAAGAAATCCGAATTCCGCGAAGATCTCTATTATCGCATCTCTGTTTTTCCGATCAAGCTGCCGCCGTTGCGGGAACGGCGTGAAGACATCCCACTGCTGGCTGCGCACTTTTTGAACAAATTCAACCAACATGAGGGAAAACAGATTGAGGGCATCTCCCCCGATGCGCTCGATTTGATGATGGCGTACAATTGGCCCGGCAATGTACGTGAACTGGAAAACGCCATGGAACGGGCGGTGGTGCTGGCGGCCGGCAATGAGATCCTGGCCAAAGACCTCCCCGCAGCGGTCCGCTCGCTGGGCGAAAAACGCATCTATGAATCCGACAACACCCTGGCCAGTTGGATTGAAAAACTGGAAGAGGAGGCGCTTCGCCAGGCGCTGCTGGAATGCGAAGGCAACATCTCCGCCACTGCGAAAAAACTGGGCATCGGCCGCGCCACCATCTATCGCAAGGCAAAGAAATACGGCCTGCCGATGGTCAAAGGATAA
- the lpxK gene encoding tetraacyldisaccharide 4'-kinase, with translation MRFFEKKWPAVLLWPLSILYSALTCLRNRAYDLALLPQHRLDTPVYSIGNITVGGTGKTPTVLYLAHWLQRRGLRVCVLSRGYGRKEKEPVILNTGTLNHYSADRTGDEPLLLAQRLPGTPILVDADRLRSGRLAQQRLHPDVILLDDGLQHRRLAREADIVTFRRQAPLGNGFLLPAGPLRESPHRLQRCALFWLNGAKDGERQLSAQAPVIRATYEPQDLLDPAGNSRALPPPPFSVVAFCGLANPDSFQRTLAKLNWTIRAFIPFPDHHTYTGQDLERLMDRWCQEQADVLITTEKDWVKLMGRLSSEQPWRCLRVQIMPEQPQQADRLLEALFAVPLNAKRLAAGQRG, from the coding sequence ATGCGTTTTTTTGAAAAAAAATGGCCCGCGGTTCTGCTCTGGCCTTTGTCCATTCTCTACAGCGCTCTCACCTGCCTGCGCAACCGTGCGTATGATCTGGCTCTTCTTCCGCAGCATCGATTAGACACCCCGGTATACAGCATCGGCAACATCACAGTCGGCGGTACGGGAAAAACCCCCACCGTCCTTTACCTGGCGCATTGGCTGCAGCGCCGTGGTTTGCGCGTGTGCGTGTTGAGCCGGGGGTATGGAAGAAAAGAAAAAGAACCGGTGATTTTGAACACGGGGACATTGAATCATTATTCAGCCGATCGGACTGGAGACGAACCGCTGCTGTTGGCGCAGCGGTTGCCTGGCACACCTATCCTCGTCGATGCGGACCGCCTGCGCAGCGGGCGGCTCGCGCAGCAGCGCTTGCATCCCGACGTTATTTTGCTGGACGATGGTCTTCAGCATCGCCGGCTCGCGCGCGAAGCGGATATCGTCACCTTTCGCCGCCAGGCGCCGCTCGGCAATGGCTTCTTGCTGCCCGCCGGACCGTTGCGGGAGAGCCCGCACCGCCTGCAGCGCTGCGCCCTTTTTTGGCTGAATGGCGCAAAAGACGGAGAGCGCCAGCTCAGCGCACAGGCGCCGGTGATCCGCGCAACCTACGAGCCGCAGGATCTGCTGGATCCTGCCGGCAACAGCCGTGCGCTGCCGCCGCCGCCGTTTTCTGTGGTGGCCTTTTGCGGTCTGGCGAATCCGGATTCTTTTCAACGAACGCTGGCTAAGCTCAATTGGACGATCCGTGCATTTATCCCTTTTCCGGATCATCATACCTACACCGGCCAGGACCTCGAGAGGCTGATGGACCGCTGGTGCCAGGAGCAGGCCGACGTGCTGATCACCACTGAAAAAGATTGGGTTAAACTCATGGGACGTCTTTCCAGCGAGCAGCCGTGGCGCTGTCTGCGCGTTCAAATCATGCCGGAGCAGCCGCAGCAGGCGGATCGCCTGCTGGAAGCGTTGTTCGCCGTTCCACTGAACGCCAAACGGCTGGCTGCCGGCCAACGGGGCTAA